The Papio anubis isolate 15944 chromosome 1, Panubis1.0, whole genome shotgun sequence genome window below encodes:
- the EFNA4 gene encoding ephrin-A4 isoform X1, with product MRCSLSRSFGEPGVRCGAQRVNWSWRWMERRRRAPIGGKLSRAGSVNLRTPPPFPQPPSSLCTFLASTVKRAGTCQARPNRTSGAMRLLPLLRTVLWAAFLGSPLRGGSSVRHVVYWNSSNPRLLRGDAVVELGLNDYLDIVCPHYEGPGPPEGPETFALYMVDWPGYESCQAEGPRAFKRWVCSLPFGHVQFSEKIQRFTPFSLGFEFLPGETYYYISVPTPESSGQCLRLQVSVCCKERKSESAHPVGSPGESGTSGWRRGDTPSPLCLLLLLLLLILRLLRIL from the exons A TGAGGTGCAGCCTCAGCAGAAGCTTTGGCGAACCCGGCGTGCGCTGCGGTGCACAGAGGGTTAACTGGAGTTGGCGCTGGATGGAGAGGAGGAGACGCGCTCCCATTGGCGGAAAGTTATCCAGGGCGGGGTCTGTGAATCTCCGCACCCCACCCCCCTTTCCACAACCCCCCTCTTCACTTTGTACCTTTCTCGCCTCGACTGTGAAGCGGGCCGGGACCTGCCAGGCCAGACCAAACCGGACCTCGGGGGCGATGCGGCTGCTGCCCCTGCTGCGGACTGTCCTCTGGGCCGCGTTCCTCGGCTCCCCTCTGCGCGGGGGCTCCAGTGTCCGCCACGTCGTCTACTGGAACTCCAGTAACCCCAG GCTGCTTCGAGGAGACGCCGTGGTGGAGCTGGGCCTCAACGATTACCTAGACATTGTCTGCCCCCACTATGAAGGCCCAGGGCCCCCTGAGGGCCCCGAGACGTTTGCTTTATACATGGTGGACTGGCCAGGCTATGAGTCCTGCCAGGCAGAGGGCCCCCGGGCCTTCAAGCGCTGGGTGTGCTCCCTGCCCTTCGGCCACGTCCAATTCTCAGAGAAGATTCAGCGCTTCACACCCTTCTCCCTCGGTTTTGAGTTCTTACCTGGAGAGACTTACTACTACATCT CGGTGCCCACCCCAGAGAGTTCTGGCCAGTGCTTGAGGCTCCAGGTGTCTGTCTGCTGCAAGGAGAGGA AGTCTGAGTCAGCCCATCCTGTTGGGAGCCCTGGAGAGAGTGGCACATCAGGGTGGCGAAGGGGGGACACTCCCAGCCCCCTCTGTCTCTTGCTATTACTGCTGCTGCTGATTCTTCGTCTTCTGCGAATTCTGTGA
- the EFNA4 gene encoding ephrin-A4 isoform X2, with amino-acid sequence MERRRRAPIGGKLSRAGSVNLRTPPPFPQPPSSLCTFLASTVKRAGTCQARPNRTSGAMRLLPLLRTVLWAAFLGSPLRGGSSVRHVVYWNSSNPRLLRGDAVVELGLNDYLDIVCPHYEGPGPPEGPETFALYMVDWPGYESCQAEGPRAFKRWVCSLPFGHVQFSEKIQRFTPFSLGFEFLPGETYYYISVPTPESSGQCLRLQVSVCCKERKSESAHPVGSPGESGTSGWRRGDTPSPLCLLLLLLLLILRLLRIL; translated from the exons ATGGAGAGGAGGAGACGCGCTCCCATTGGCGGAAAGTTATCCAGGGCGGGGTCTGTGAATCTCCGCACCCCACCCCCCTTTCCACAACCCCCCTCTTCACTTTGTACCTTTCTCGCCTCGACTGTGAAGCGGGCCGGGACCTGCCAGGCCAGACCAAACCGGACCTCGGGGGCGATGCGGCTGCTGCCCCTGCTGCGGACTGTCCTCTGGGCCGCGTTCCTCGGCTCCCCTCTGCGCGGGGGCTCCAGTGTCCGCCACGTCGTCTACTGGAACTCCAGTAACCCCAG GCTGCTTCGAGGAGACGCCGTGGTGGAGCTGGGCCTCAACGATTACCTAGACATTGTCTGCCCCCACTATGAAGGCCCAGGGCCCCCTGAGGGCCCCGAGACGTTTGCTTTATACATGGTGGACTGGCCAGGCTATGAGTCCTGCCAGGCAGAGGGCCCCCGGGCCTTCAAGCGCTGGGTGTGCTCCCTGCCCTTCGGCCACGTCCAATTCTCAGAGAAGATTCAGCGCTTCACACCCTTCTCCCTCGGTTTTGAGTTCTTACCTGGAGAGACTTACTACTACATCT CGGTGCCCACCCCAGAGAGTTCTGGCCAGTGCTTGAGGCTCCAGGTGTCTGTCTGCTGCAAGGAGAGGA AGTCTGAGTCAGCCCATCCTGTTGGGAGCCCTGGAGAGAGTGGCACATCAGGGTGGCGAAGGGGGGACACTCCCAGCCCCCTCTGTCTCTTGCTATTACTGCTGCTGCTGATTCTTCGTCTTCTGCGAATTCTGTGA